In the genome of Methanobrevibacter arboriphilus JCM 13429 = DSM 1125, the window CCCTGACCGGGACTTGAACCCGGGGAATAGGATCCGCAATCCTACGTGTTATCCAACTACACTATCAGGGCTGATTATAAAAAATCAATAATTACAATTATTAATTTTAATTTAATAATTATAAATGAGGTTAATAGAAGTTAATAAATTATTTTTTGAATGAACTACCTTAAAAAAGTTTCTATTAATTAATATTATTATTAAAAATAAAATCAGAAAATAGATAATGTGAAGCTATATTCACCTATGTTACGAGTTGAAGAACTTATATTCACATTATCATCCATATATCCTTTACTTAAAATAGTTTCTCCATTTAATATATTATTTTCAACCAAAATATAGTTTTTATCAGGAATAATTTTATTTAAAAAATCTCCAGCAATAGTAGAAATATAACTTTTAGTAGTATAATCTAAAGTATTATTGTTATTTTCCAATATTAAGACAATAGAATATAAAACAGAATAATCATCTCCATTTTCTGTTGCCATTAGCCCAATAACATCATTAACTAATTTAGAATCAGGAAGAGTTCTATCATAGCTTGGACTTTCAAAATATATTAAAGAATTAAAGGCAAATAAAGCTAAAAAAAGCAATAAAATAGCTATTATACCATCGAAAAGTGATAAAAACCCTTTAATATCTTTTATATTTGGGATATCTTTTATATCTCTGATATTTTTTATTATATCTTTGATATCATTCATATTATTTTTATAGGAAGTCATATTATTTTTTAAAGGAAATAAAAGAAATTTTTAAAAAAAATTCAGAAGAAACTAAGGATTATTTTTTATATAATCGATGACTTTCTCTTTTTTCTTAATTGAATTATCAGCTGCTTTTTGAACTTTTTCTTTCATTATTTCAAAATCTTCTGGAGTTGTTTCACCTACTAATTTTTTAATTTTTGTATATGCTGCCTCTCTAAAAAGTGGTTCAAGAATTTCTTCTTTTCCATCAGAACTTATCATTCTTGGAACACCAGTATTATCTACAGTACCAATTTCAGCAATTTTAACTCCAACAGACTTTACAGAATTTTTTACTTTTTTAGCTACATCTTCAGGAGCAACTATCATCAATGAATCAATTGAAACACCAAGAGGATCTATTTCTAATGTTTCAAGCATACTAAGAACCTTTGGAGTGACCATGTTTCTAATATTATCTTGATAAAACTCTAATCCCAATCCTGTTGTAGATGAAATCTCATGAGCATCTCCTCTAAGACCACCATTTGTAACATCAGTCATAGCATGAACATCTTTAACTAAATCATCTTTAACAAGAGCATTAGAAGCTTTAATAAAACCAATATCCATAGTTTCCCAAACAACATCAAAAAAGCCATTATAAATAGCTGTTGTTGTGATAGTTCCTCCACCAGAACCTTCTGTAAGAAGTATTACATCACCTGATTCAGCTCTTTTTCTAGCTGTTGGAGGATATTTTGAAACTCCTATAGAACCTACAGCACTAACAAGCCTATCTCCAAGCACCATATCTCCTCCAACACGAAGAGTGCTTCCAGCGACAATAGGAACATCTATTAGTTCAGAAACTGTAGCTACTCCTGCTGTAAAATCAAATAATTTACCAACATCACCATCATCAGCTAAATGAAGATCACTTATTATAGCTACTGGTTCTGCACCCATAACACAAACATCTCTTAAAGATGCTCTAGCTACATGAAAACCTCCAAGAAATGGATATTCACTGAGACGAGAATGAATTCCATCAACAGCAGTAGTAATATAAACATCTTCATCATCTTTAGATCCAGATACTGGAGATTTGACAACACCTCCATCGTCCTGGGCTTCAGGGTTTACAAGAGAAGAAGATTTTGTACTAGCTACAATTTCAGCTATTTTTCTATGAACAAAAAAATCACCAGCTCCTCTAGAACCAACCCCCATTTCACCCATTGCAATTTCTGATTTAGGAATATTAATAATGTCTTTTAGAAATAAATCATTAGATTTTTCAATTTTTAAAGTAGTTTGAACTTCATCAATAACACTTTGAGCCATTAAAATCGCGTTTTCATGAGTTATATCCTTATATTCCATTATTATATTAGCTAATAGGTTTTCAAGAGATTTTTCACTTTTATTTGTTGAATTATCTTGTTTAGCTAATTTATCCCGTACAAATCCTTCTATATCCATTTTTACACCTGTTTTAAATGAAAATATATTTATCAAATAATATTAAAGTAAATAAACATTTCATAAACCATCTAAAATCATCCATAAACAATATATAATCATTTATAAGTAGATATAATCACCTATAAAATATATATAAGCATATAGAATCATATATAACTATTCAAACTAATTATAGTCTTATTTAATCATTAAACCTTATTTTATAATAATAAAAGCGACAATTAAATATTAAAATTAAATAATTAAAATAATAAATAATTAAAATATAGTAATAATTTAATATAGTAATGATTTAATAGAATAATAATTTAATTATTATTAATTTAATTATAAATTTAATTATTAGTTGATTTATTAAATAATTGAGTGATAAAATACTTAAAGTTTATGT includes:
- a CDS encoding AIR synthase-related protein, which produces MDIEGFVRDKLAKQDNSTNKSEKSLENLLANIIMEYKDITHENAILMAQSVIDEVQTTLKIEKSNDLFLKDIINIPKSEIAMGEMGVGSRGAGDFFVHRKIAEIVASTKSSSLVNPEAQDDGGVVKSPVSGSKDDEDVYITTAVDGIHSRLSEYPFLGGFHVARASLRDVCVMGAEPVAIISDLHLADDGDVGKLFDFTAGVATVSELIDVPIVAGSTLRVGGDMVLGDRLVSAVGSIGVSKYPPTARKRAESGDVILLTEGSGGGTITTTAIYNGFFDVVWETMDIGFIKASNALVKDDLVKDVHAMTDVTNGGLRGDAHEISSTTGLGLEFYQDNIRNMVTPKVLSMLETLEIDPLGVSIDSLMIVAPEDVAKKVKNSVKSVGVKIAEIGTVDNTGVPRMISSDGKEEILEPLFREAAYTKIKKLVGETTPEDFEIMKEKVQKAADNSIKKKEKVIDYIKNNP